The following DNA comes from Polynucleobacter sp. MG-6-Vaara-E2.
CATGAGTGAGTTCATGGAAAAGCATAGCGTTGCCCGCCTGATCGGCGCGCCTCCAGGTTATGTTGGTTACGAAGAGGGTGGTTATCTGACTGAGCAAGTGCGTCGTCATCCCTATAGCGTCATCTTGTTTGATGAAATTGAAAAAGCGCATCCAGATGTCTTTAACGTTCTCTTGCAAGTACTTGACGATGGCCGCTTAACAGATGGTCAAGGTCGTACTGTGGACTTTAAGAACACTGTGATTGTGATGACTAGCAATATTGGTTCCCATTTGATTCAGTCCATGGCTGATAAGAAGCAGCCTGAAATCAAAGAGGCTGTTTTTGAAGAGTTGAAGAATCATTTCCGTCCCGAGTTCTTGAACCGGATTGATGAGATTGTGGTTTTCCATGGTTTAGATAAAGGCAATATCGCCAACATTGCGAAAATCTTGCTCAAAAATCTCTCGGATCGTTTGGCCAAGGTCGATATGCAACTTGAGGTGAGTGATGCTGCCCTAAGCAAAATTGCAGAAGTGGGCTTTGATCCGGTATTTGGAGCAAGGCCGCTCAAGCGTGCAATTCAGCAGCATATTGAGAACCCTGTTTCCAAGATGATTTTGGAAGGCAAGTTTGGTCCTAAGGATGTAGTGCCTGTAGACGTGGATAAAAAAGGCGACTTTAGCTTTACTCGTCAGGTCCACTGATATCTCAGTAGTTTTTGCAGGAATGTTCCTGTGCCAGTAAACTCGGTACATGACTGTTGCGCTCAGTAGACGTGCCAGTGATGTCCGGGTTATTGGTCTCATTAGCCTGGCTCACGGCAGCTCCCATTTTTTCCATTTAGTACTTCCTCCCATGTTCCCATGGTTGAAGGATGCATTTGCTTTGTCTTATGCCGAGCTTGGTCTGCTCATGTCGATTTTCTTTGTGGTGTCTTGTGTAGTGCAGGCAGCCTCTGGTTTTTTGGTGGATCGTATCGGAGCTAGGCCAGTACTCTTTGCAGGTGTTGGTTTGCTAGCGCTTGCGGCGTTAACCTACTCCCAGAGTAATGGTTATTTCATGTTGATCGTCGGTGCAGTGATTGCTGGGTGCGGTAATGGCATTTTTCATCCAGTTGACTACACCTTAATTAATCACAAGATCTCACCAGCGAACTTGCCTTACGCATATTCAATGCATGGCGTAACGGGTTATTTGGGTTGGGCTGCAGCACCAGCATTTATGGTCGCTATTGCCGAGCTATCGGATTGGCGCATCGCCTTCCTTTTCGCGGCAGTATTTGAGGCATTAGTGCTACTGATTCTCTGGCTCAATAAGAGTCAGTTGATTGATAACGTTAAAGAACGTCATGAAAACACTCATGCAAATACTCAAGCTTCTCATCCTGGGATTGCACCAGAAAGTACTTTTGCATTTCTAAAACTGCCAGCCGTTTGGCTGTGTTGGATCTTCTTTTTCTTTAGCATGGCATCGACCTCAAGCCTGCAATCTTTTGCACCTAGCGCACTCTTTAGCATTTACGAAGTTCCTCTAACAATAGGCAGCTATTACATTACGCTGCTTGCATTAGGAAGTGCGGGGGGTGTTTTATTTGGAGGTTATTTAGCTGCCAAGTTGCAAGCCCCTGAGCGCATAGTCTCGACATGTTTATCGATTACCGTCGTGATGTGCCTCATGCTCTTTACAGGCCTCATTTCGGTTGACCTCATTCCGATTATTTTCTTTGCCTTAGGTTTTGGCTATGGCGTTGTTGCACCATCGCGAGATTTATTAGTGAAGCAGGCGACTCCAAAAGGAGTAGCAGGACGAGT
Coding sequences within:
- a CDS encoding MFS transporter, with translation MTVALSRRASDVRVIGLISLAHGSSHFFHLVLPPMFPWLKDAFALSYAELGLLMSIFFVVSCVVQAASGFLVDRIGARPVLFAGVGLLALAALTYSQSNGYFMLIVGAVIAGCGNGIFHPVDYTLINHKISPANLPYAYSMHGVTGYLGWAAAPAFMVAIAELSDWRIAFLFAAVFEALVLLILWLNKSQLIDNVKERHENTHANTQASHPGIAPESTFAFLKLPAVWLCWIFFFFSMASTSSLQSFAPSALFSIYEVPLTIGSYYITLLALGSAGGVLFGGYLAAKLQAPERIVSTCLSITVVMCLMLFTGLISVDLIPIIFFALGFGYGVVAPSRDLLVKQATPKGVAGRVYGIVYSGIDLGAAIGPFIFGLFMDAGLPKALFLGIVLFQLMIIPTVFRVSADTRHTS